Proteins encoded by one window of Planktothrix tepida PCC 9214:
- a CDS encoding PAS domain S-box protein, with protein MNVSETSEAPDTPVSPAYSEFITPDEATDFFNLSLDLLCILGLDGYFKRINPAFKTTLGYTEELLTRPFIEFIHPDDHPSTQLQVEKLRQGTATTYFENRYRCQDGSYKWLAWTAFPIVETQLIYGVGRDISEHKRIEQEHRGLEAALRQSEERLKLALEGTNDGVWDWDVLTNEVFFSTRWKTMLGYAEDEISNHINEWANRVHPEDLPSVTQLLQDHFQGKTPFYISEHRVLCKDGSYKWILDRGKARRDETGTVIRMAGSHKDITERKQLEDFLQRANQQLEQRVAERTAQLEKAYSDLAEREALYRLIVETANEGIWILNTDAKTTFVNQKMAHMLGYTEAEMLGSSMYDFMDETAALQAKRNFSRRMKGLSEQHDFAFRRRDGSILWVIISTNPLIDSQGNVIGALGMITDVTERHLTEQALRESEERNQLGMEVARMFAFEWDAVTDQVQRSIHCAPLLGLPVSEAKQDTGQQFFQRLFLEDRGVFLSLLKSLTPENHTYKTQYRILRPDGMNVILEESGRAFFDDQGNLLRLLGMTADVTEREQAAAALRESTAILNAINESTPTLIFVKDRQGKFLMANSAVLRLLRKSESEVVGKTDAEVLLNLAEAQRIMANDRLVIETGVVESFEEVADFPEGRRIHLSTKSPYRDENGEIIGLIGISTDITERKQAEEALQQSELNFRTLADSMPQIFWTAQPDGSVDYYNQRWYDYTGMTFEQSQAWGWKSILHPDDQQPCVELWKQAVQTGGKYEIEYRFKRAADGEYRWHLGRAFPLRDSQGQIIKWFGSSTDIHDQKQALEERDQALERQRIAREQAEAANRVKDEFLAILSHELRTPLNPILGWAKLLQSRSHSPEQTQKALTAIERNAKLQVQLIDDLLDISRIMRGKLSLELEPVFLIEPIRAALETVQLAATVKLIQIETHLETDIPPILGDSSRLQQVIWNLLSNAIKFTPEGGQVTLTLQQVEGWATLQVKDTGKGISPIFLPYLFELFSQQDTSTTRQFGGLGLGLAIARQLIEAHGGTITVESAGEGLGATFTVRLPLMVNPELKVSPSGSDESICLHGLRVLVIDDESDSLEMVSFILEQQGMRVTTVSSAHEALQVFLHLPLDMIISDIGMPEMDGYSLLRQIRTLPPERGGNIPALALTSYAGEMNRNQALRAGFSDHIPKPVEPMTLIHKVAKLADYYG; from the coding sequence ATGAACGTTTCAGAAACATCTGAGGCTCCAGACACCCCCGTATCCCCGGCCTATTCAGAGTTTATTACACCAGATGAAGCAACGGATTTTTTTAATCTCTCCCTCGATTTACTCTGTATTCTCGGATTAGATGGTTATTTTAAACGGATCAACCCGGCATTCAAAACCACCCTAGGATATACTGAGGAGTTACTTACTCGTCCTTTCATCGAATTTATCCACCCCGATGACCACCCTTCAACTCAACTTCAGGTTGAGAAACTTCGGCAAGGAACAGCAACGACTTATTTTGAAAATCGCTACCGTTGTCAAGATGGGTCTTATAAATGGCTGGCTTGGACAGCATTTCCCATTGTGGAAACCCAGTTAATTTATGGTGTGGGACGAGATATTAGTGAACACAAACGCATAGAACAGGAACATCGAGGGTTAGAAGCTGCTTTACGACAAAGTGAAGAGCGGTTAAAGTTAGCTTTAGAAGGCACAAATGATGGGGTGTGGGATTGGGATGTACTCACCAATGAAGTGTTTTTCTCAACCCGATGGAAAACGATGTTAGGTTATGCCGAAGATGAGATTAGCAATCATATTAATGAATGGGCAAATCGAGTCCATCCAGAAGATTTGCCCTCGGTAACTCAACTTTTGCAAGATCATTTTCAAGGAAAAACTCCATTTTATATCAGTGAACATCGAGTTCTGTGCAAAGATGGCTCCTATAAATGGATTTTGGATCGGGGAAAAGCCCGTCGAGATGAAACGGGAACTGTGATTCGGATGGCGGGTTCCCATAAGGATATTACTGAACGGAAACAACTCGAAGATTTTTTACAACGGGCAAATCAACAGTTGGAACAACGAGTCGCAGAACGAACGGCTCAACTGGAAAAAGCCTACAGCGATTTAGCAGAGCGGGAAGCTCTATATCGGCTGATTGTAGAAACAGCTAATGAAGGGATTTGGATTCTCAATACCGATGCCAAAACCACCTTTGTGAATCAGAAAATGGCTCATATGCTCGGTTATACCGAAGCCGAAATGCTGGGTTCTAGTATGTATGACTTCATGGATGAAACGGCCGCGTTGCAAGCGAAGCGGAACTTTAGCCGACGGATGAAGGGACTTAGTGAACAACACGATTTTGCCTTTCGCCGTCGAGATGGCTCTATTCTCTGGGTGATTATCTCCACAAATCCTTTGATTGATAGCCAAGGAAACGTGATCGGGGCGTTGGGGATGATTACCGATGTAACGGAACGTCATTTGACGGAGCAAGCCCTACGGGAAAGCGAGGAACGGAATCAATTGGGGATGGAAGTTGCCCGGATGTTTGCTTTTGAATGGGATGCCGTAACCGATCAAGTGCAGCGTTCTATCCATTGTGCACCCTTATTAGGACTGCCTGTATCGGAAGCCAAACAAGACACCGGACAACAGTTTTTTCAGAGACTTTTTCTCGAAGATAGAGGGGTTTTTCTAAGTTTGCTTAAATCCTTAACACCGGAAAATCACACTTATAAAACCCAATATCGGATTTTGCGACCCGATGGTATGAATGTGATTTTAGAAGAAAGTGGTCGTGCCTTTTTTGATGATCAGGGAAATCTACTTAGGTTATTGGGGATGACGGCTGATGTCACCGAACGGGAGCAAGCTGCCGCCGCATTACGCGAGAGTACCGCCATTCTCAATGCGATTAACGAATCGACCCCAACGTTGATTTTTGTGAAAGATCGTCAGGGAAAATTTCTGATGGCAAATTCTGCTGTCCTACGGCTGTTAAGAAAATCCGAATCGGAGGTGGTGGGAAAAACCGATGCTGAGGTGCTGCTGAATCTGGCAGAAGCGCAAAGGATTATGGCCAATGATCGTCTCGTGATTGAAACTGGAGTCGTGGAGAGTTTTGAAGAAGTCGCTGATTTTCCTGAAGGTCGGCGCATCCACCTCTCCACCAAATCCCCCTATCGAGATGAAAACGGAGAAATTATTGGTTTAATTGGTATTTCAACAGATATCACAGAGCGTAAACAAGCGGAAGAAGCGTTACAACAAAGTGAGTTAAACTTTCGGACGTTGGCGGACTCGATGCCTCAAATCTTTTGGACAGCCCAACCCGATGGATCTGTAGATTACTATAATCAACGTTGGTACGATTATACAGGGATGACCTTTGAACAGTCTCAGGCTTGGGGGTGGAAATCGATTCTGCATCCTGATGATCAACAGCCTTGTGTAGAACTTTGGAAGCAAGCGGTGCAAACCGGGGGGAAATATGAGATTGAGTATCGTTTTAAACGGGCAGCGGATGGAGAATATCGTTGGCATTTAGGACGAGCTTTCCCTTTGCGAGACTCCCAAGGACAGATTATTAAATGGTTTGGTTCGTCAACAGATATTCATGATCAAAAACAAGCTTTAGAAGAACGGGATCAAGCCTTGGAACGTCAACGAATCGCCCGTGAACAAGCTGAAGCGGCGAATCGAGTTAAAGATGAATTCTTGGCTATTTTATCCCACGAACTGAGAACTCCTTTAAATCCAATTTTAGGTTGGGCTAAACTGTTACAAAGTCGTTCCCATAGTCCTGAACAAACTCAAAAAGCATTAACCGCGATTGAACGTAATGCCAAACTTCAGGTGCAATTGATTGATGATTTGTTAGATATTTCTCGAATTATGCGAGGAAAGTTGAGTCTGGAATTAGAGCCTGTTTTTTTAATTGAACCGATTCGGGCGGCGTTGGAAACGGTTCAGTTAGCCGCAACAGTTAAGTTAATTCAGATAGAAACCCACTTAGAAACTGACATCCCTCCCATTTTAGGAGATAGCAGTCGGTTACAACAAGTGATTTGGAATTTGCTCTCTAATGCCATTAAATTTACCCCGGAAGGAGGACAAGTCACCCTAACATTACAACAAGTGGAAGGTTGGGCTACTCTGCAAGTGAAAGACACCGGAAAAGGAATTAGCCCGATCTTTTTACCTTATCTATTTGAGTTATTTAGTCAGCAAGATACATCTACAACTCGACAATTTGGGGGGTTAGGATTAGGATTAGCGATCGCGCGACAATTAATTGAAGCCCATGGCGGAACAATTACAGTAGAAAGTGCTGGGGAGGGACTGGGAGCAACCTTTACCGTTCGGTTGCCTTTGATGGTAAATCCTGAACTTAAAGTTTCTCCTTCGGGTAGTGATGAATCGATTTGTTTACATGGGTTACGGGTTTTGGTGATTGATGATGAATCGGATTCTTTGGAGATGGTTTCGTTTATTCTCGAACAGCAAGGAATGAGGGTGACGACGGTTTCCTCGGCCCATGAAGCATTACAAGTGTTCCTGCATTTACCCCTAGATATGATTATTAGTGATATTGGGATGCCGGAAATGGATGGTTATAGTCTTCTGCGTCAAATTCGCACCCTTCCTCCAGAACGAGGGGGGAATATTCCAGCGCTGGCATTAACCAGTTATGCGGGGGAAATGAATCGAAACCAAGCACTACGGGCTGGGTTTTCCGATCATATCCCGAAACCCGTTGAACCGATGACGTTAATCCATAAAGTCGCTAAACTAGCCGACTATTACGGTTAA
- a CDS encoding PAS domain S-box protein, which translates to MQNSKQSESRLSYTPLQQEPYLKPEPHSRTEGDMGMILQNAQGQIQSCNLTAEKILGYPIQRMINPIESPWIFLDQAGSPIPVESCPVYLTLATGRPCLNVIVYCRKPDGELIELLLNTQPLFQGGERSPSAVVTTFTERVHPQETNKQNPALQTLRDHEEQFRMALDSIPNTLVIYDAQRRFQFVNAEGIRRSGKSWEELIGYQDEDVFPVELTQTYVPTLKKAIATRRIQKLEVTKTASDLGSYTTIVNYVPVLNAEGEVDQVLGITYDITDRKRFEEFLEAKNRQITNIFKSITDGFVSLDHRWCYTFVNAKAEELLGKSAAELIGHNLWEVFPELIVSPTYTYFHQALTEQIPIEYEEFYSLFGRWFAVRLYPSTQGLSVYFLDITERKQTEAALRESEERFRNLAESMPQIVWSANADGSVDYYNQRWAEFSGITQTDGQGWGWQPVLHPEDQQRTVDVWQQSVQTGQIYECEHRLMRFDGEFRWYLSRGVPVRDQQGNIVKWYGTATDIHEQKLATAEREKLLAREQAARAEAETANQIKDDFLATLSHELRTPMNAIIGWANLLRTRRLDSAVITRALETIERNTKLLNQLIEDILDVSRIIQGKLCLNCYSIKIMPMVEEALEMVRSTAIAKGVEIITVWETATTASVFGDINRLQQIVWNLLSNAVKFTPSEGQITVKVSRVEENLEDTTSMSWVQIQVIDNGCGISPEFLPFVFERFRQADGSTTRLHGGLGLGLAIVRHLVEMHGGQVQAESPGLGQGATFTVKLPLLEPESLKVPTSGDQVSQVELTTSQVLLSGLRVLVVEDEADTRKLIQVTLQEYGATVTVVETALEALECLQKFSFDVLVSDLGMPEINGYALIETVRTLPPEAGGQIRAIALTAYASAEDRKQALAVGFEQHLPKPVDPLALALMISRVVRGANR; encoded by the coding sequence ATGCAGAATTCCAAACAGTCTGAATCCCGATTGAGCTATACACCGTTACAACAAGAACCCTATTTAAAACCCGAACCTCATTCCCGAACTGAGGGTGACATGGGGATGATCCTTCAAAATGCTCAGGGTCAGATTCAAAGCTGTAATCTAACGGCGGAAAAGATTCTCGGATATCCCATTCAAAGGATGATCAACCCGATTGAATCTCCCTGGATATTCCTAGATCAAGCTGGATCTCCGATTCCAGTAGAGTCTTGCCCAGTTTACCTCACATTGGCAACCGGACGACCTTGTTTGAATGTGATTGTCTATTGTCGTAAACCCGATGGCGAGTTGATTGAGTTGTTGCTCAACACTCAACCTTTGTTTCAAGGGGGGGAAAGGTCTCCATCGGCGGTGGTTACAACCTTTACCGAACGGGTACACCCCCAAGAAACCAATAAGCAAAATCCGGCGTTACAAACCCTTCGGGATCATGAAGAACAATTTCGGATGGCACTCGATAGTATTCCCAATACCTTAGTGATTTATGATGCTCAACGACGATTTCAGTTTGTGAATGCAGAAGGAATTCGTCGCAGTGGGAAGTCCTGGGAAGAACTGATCGGTTATCAAGATGAGGATGTATTTCCGGTAGAACTCACTCAAACCTATGTACCTACTCTCAAAAAAGCGATCGCAACTCGCAGGATTCAAAAGTTAGAGGTGACTAAAACTGCTTCTGACTTAGGAAGCTACACCACAATTGTTAATTATGTTCCCGTTCTCAATGCTGAAGGGGAAGTGGATCAAGTTTTGGGGATTACTTACGATATTACCGATCGCAAACGGTTTGAAGAATTTTTAGAAGCCAAAAATCGTCAAATTACTAATATTTTTAAAAGTATTACCGATGGTTTTGTCAGTCTTGATCATCGTTGGTGTTATACCTTTGTTAACGCTAAGGCAGAGGAACTTTTAGGCAAATCGGCGGCGGAGCTAATTGGTCACAACCTCTGGGAGGTATTTCCTGAGTTAATTGTATCTCCCACTTATACTTATTTCCATCAAGCTTTAACCGAACAAATTCCCATCGAATATGAAGAGTTTTATTCCTTATTTGGTCGCTGGTTTGCAGTGCGTTTATATCCTTCAACTCAGGGATTATCTGTTTATTTCCTGGATATTACCGAACGTAAACAAACAGAAGCCGCCTTACGCGAAAGTGAAGAACGCTTCCGAAATTTAGCAGAATCTATGCCCCAAATTGTCTGGAGTGCGAATGCTGATGGTTCCGTCGATTACTATAATCAACGATGGGCAGAATTTAGTGGCATCACTCAAACTGACGGTCAAGGATGGGGATGGCAACCGGTTCTTCATCCAGAAGATCAGCAACGCACCGTAGACGTTTGGCAACAATCGGTGCAAACTGGACAAATCTATGAATGTGAACACCGCCTGATGCGGTTTGATGGAGAATTTCGCTGGTATTTAAGTCGAGGTGTCCCGGTACGAGATCAACAGGGAAATATTGTTAAATGGTATGGAACCGCAACGGATATTCATGAACAGAAGTTAGCCACCGCCGAACGAGAAAAACTCTTAGCGCGGGAACAGGCAGCTAGGGCCGAAGCTGAAACCGCCAATCAAATTAAGGATGATTTTTTAGCGACCCTCTCCCATGAATTGCGGACACCGATGAATGCCATTATAGGATGGGCCAATTTACTCCGCACCCGTCGGTTAGACTCGGCTGTGATCACCCGTGCCTTAGAAACCATTGAACGGAATACAAAATTACTCAATCAACTGATTGAAGATATTTTAGATGTGTCGCGGATTATTCAGGGTAAACTTTGCCTGAATTGTTATTCCATTAAAATCATGCCGATGGTTGAAGAAGCCCTTGAAATGGTGCGTTCCACTGCCATTGCTAAAGGGGTTGAGATTATCACGGTTTGGGAAACGGCAACCACAGCATCGGTTTTTGGAGATATCAATCGTTTGCAGCAAATTGTCTGGAATTTACTCTCCAACGCGGTTAAATTTACCCCGTCGGAAGGACAGATCACCGTGAAGGTGTCGAGAGTTGAGGAGAATTTAGAAGACACAACTTCGATGTCCTGGGTTCAGATTCAAGTCATTGATAACGGGTGTGGCATTAGTCCTGAGTTTCTACCTTTTGTGTTTGAGCGTTTTCGGCAAGCCGATGGTTCCACCACCCGACTTCATGGGGGATTAGGATTAGGATTAGCCATTGTTCGTCATTTGGTGGAAATGCACGGAGGTCAGGTACAAGCTGAAAGTCCGGGTTTAGGACAAGGGGCAACTTTTACGGTGAAGTTACCGTTACTAGAACCCGAATCCTTGAAAGTTCCGACGTCTGGAGATCAGGTTTCTCAGGTTGAATTAACAACATCTCAAGTTTTGTTATCAGGTTTGCGAGTGTTAGTGGTGGAAGATGAAGCAGACACAAGAAAGTTAATTCAAGTCACCTTACAAGAATATGGGGCAACGGTAACGGTGGTGGAAACGGCTTTAGAGGCTTTAGAATGCCTCCAGAAATTTTCCTTTGATGTGTTAGTGAGTGATTTGGGAATGCCGGAAATCAATGGTTATGCCTTAATTGAAACGGTGAGAACCCTACCGCCAGAGGCTGGGGGACAGATTCGGGCGATCGCTTTAACCGCCTATGCGAGTGCCGAAGATCGCAAACAAGCTCTGGCTGTTGGTTTTGAGCAGCATCTTCCGAAACCCGTTGATCCGTTGGCCTTAGCCCTGATGATTTCAAGGGTTGTCAGAGGTGCTAACCGTTGA
- a CDS encoding filamentous hemagglutinin N-terminal domain-containing protein, with protein sequence MIKTSPLPLFFVCLGTPLILLMESSTVGAQSVISAADGTGTLVTPITHPGGSPMQMNITGGKVSGDGVNLFHSFQQFNIPQNQVVNFITTPNIHNILGRINGGSPSFIDGLIQVSGGNANLFLMNPSGMIFGSQARLDVPAAFLATTADGIGFNSGSWFNAIGDADWSQLVGNPNAFQFNASQPGSIINLGQLEVKPGQDLTLLAGTIVNTGSLEGGTILLQTVPGEHLVRLSQTGYLLSLEISPNSDINSLAIAPLSLPQLLTGSGIKEATNLSINQAGDIVLTQGKQVQPGDIVLLNTIATAENTILNAHQNLTLIESQLFTTADLNLLAGNIVTIRDGQTPFQALSGGNLTIQGNQTIDILALNFPQIPLQAGGNLTLISDGIISGDAHFAAGGNFQILNLSGTVGTFFSLYDPIIYADGNVIFGDYSGASLKIEAQGSIQGGDINITQGDTEVNTSDVDAEILRSSPSLILRSGQTLTTSPTLQENTTINDTFFINSTQNLGNNISVGNITTAGGPVILKSPGQIAVDSIFTSGGDITLESIGNIASSGTLFSSGGNILISTDNLFRVQETVTDSTGTNVSISSAGENRDGNITIQHGGGIETPFIIGDASQNGTAGAIKTGSETLLLTFPLVLSFQNNVYISS encoded by the coding sequence ATGATAAAAACATCCCCTTTGCCTTTATTCTTTGTATGTTTAGGGACTCCCTTAATTCTTTTAATGGAATCTTCTACTGTTGGGGCACAATCAGTGATTTCGGCTGCTGATGGTACAGGAACTCTGGTGACACCAATAACCCATCCCGGCGGTTCCCCCATGCAAATGAATATTACAGGCGGAAAAGTTTCTGGGGATGGAGTTAATTTATTTCATAGTTTTCAACAATTTAATATCCCTCAAAATCAAGTTGTTAATTTTATTACCACTCCCAACATTCACAATATTTTAGGACGAATTAACGGGGGAAGTCCTTCTTTTATTGATGGGTTAATTCAAGTTAGCGGAGGAAATGCTAATTTATTCTTAATGAATCCGTCGGGAATGATTTTTGGTTCCCAGGCGCGTTTAGATGTTCCTGCTGCTTTTTTAGCAACAACCGCCGATGGAATTGGTTTTAATTCAGGAAGTTGGTTTAATGCGATTGGAGATGCAGATTGGAGTCAATTAGTCGGAAATCCTAACGCTTTTCAATTTAACGCTTCTCAACCCGGAAGTATCATTAATTTAGGTCAATTAGAAGTTAAGCCTGGGCAAGATTTAACCTTACTTGCGGGAACAATTGTCAATACAGGTTCCCTGGAAGGCGGCACAATTTTACTACAAACTGTACCTGGAGAACATTTAGTTCGTTTGAGTCAAACGGGTTATTTACTGAGTTTAGAAATTAGTCCCAACAGTGATATTAACTCATTAGCGATCGCTCCTTTATCTCTTCCCCAACTATTAACAGGTTCAGGTATAAAAGAAGCAACAAACTTAAGTATTAATCAAGCTGGAGATATTGTTTTAACACAAGGGAAACAGGTACAACCGGGTGATATTGTCCTATTAAATACAATAGCAACCGCAGAAAATACCATCCTCAACGCTCATCAAAATTTAACCTTAATTGAAAGCCAACTGTTCACAACAGCCGACTTAAATCTATTAGCTGGAAATATAGTCACCATTCGGGATGGTCAAACCCCCTTTCAAGCCTTATCTGGGGGAAATCTAACGATTCAAGGAAATCAAACTATTGATATATTAGCTTTAAATTTTCCTCAAATTCCCCTACAAGCGGGAGGAAATTTAACCTTAATCAGTGATGGCATCATTTCAGGAGATGCTCATTTTGCAGCCGGAGGGAACTTTCAAATCTTGAATTTATCGGGAACGGTCGGAACCTTTTTTAGTCTTTATGACCCGATTATTTATGCGGATGGAAACGTCATTTTTGGAGATTATAGCGGAGCGTCCTTAAAGATAGAAGCTCAAGGTTCAATTCAGGGCGGAGATATTAATATTACCCAAGGGGATACTGAGGTCAATACCAGTGATGTTGATGCCGAAATTTTAAGGAGTAGTCCCAGTTTAATCTTACGTTCAGGACAAACCTTAACAACTTCCCCCACTCTCCAGGAAAATACCACCATTAACGATACCTTTTTTATTAATTCTACTCAAAACTTAGGCAATAATATCTCAGTCGGAAATATTACCACCGCCGGAGGGCCTGTTATTCTAAAATCCCCTGGACAAATTGCTGTTGATTCCATTTTTACGTCCGGTGGAGATATTACCTTAGAAAGTATTGGAAATATTGCCTCATCGGGAACATTATTTTCTAGTGGCGGTAATATTTTGATCAGCACAGATAATTTATTTCGAGTGCAAGAAACGGTTACGGACTCCACCGGAACAAACGTGAGTATTTCCTCTGCGGGAGAGAATCGGGATGGTAATATTACGATTCAACATGGAGGGGGTATAGAGACACCTTTTATTATTGGAGATGCGAGTCAAAATGGAACGGCTGGAGCGATTAAAACCGGTTCAGAAACTTTACTATTAACCTTTCCATTGGTTTTGAGTTTTCAGAATAATGTCTATATTAGTAGTTAA